CCTCTTACTGATAAAATTCCTTCATCTTTTGTGGGTCTTTTAAAGAAATCCATCTGTGTGGAAATAAACCAAATCTAAGAGATCCCCTATACTGAAATGGCAATAGACTTTTTAACCTTGTGGTTTTCTGAAAGAAGAGAGGATGAAaggtgaacatttaaaaattgctcATCTTGGTAGCTATAAAGTGAGACTAATTAAACAAAGTCCCCTCAGATAAAAGTTTATTCGGAGAGTTTGGaggattaaaaacaataatggtaattttctcaaaatcactatcttctttagtttcttcacAGCTGAACACACAAATTGAGATGACAAAACCCTGGagtaaaaaaaaatgctgagattcttttctcctcttctcaggTTCGTGCCTGCTTCTCACACTGGCAAAAATTAAGACCCTTCATTTAAGTTTAGCAACGTGGAGCtcctttagttttttgtttgtaaaaataaacttttgtcattaaaaaaaggTATCATAAAGCATTAGTATATACACTTCATCTAGTTCAGCTAATTTCTTGATGCCTTTCCCAGTGATAAGTTCTGTGATGTGAGTTTTGACTCAATATGACAAAATGCTTTGTCATACTTGGAAATTCCAAGATGGGAAGGGGCCGCCTTGAAAGTCCTTGATTCCTTGTCTGGGGTTTTGTTGTCTCAACTTAAGTGTATTCAGCTATGAAGGATCTAAAGCGCGAGAGTGATGTTTATTCCTTCTCCCAGACTGTGTGCAAACACAGGCCACATAGTCCATTATGGAGAGCCTGTAAGTGACACAAACTCAGACTGAATGATCGTGGTTCTCATAAAAGATGTTTTGCAAAGCCTTATGCAAATGAATATGAAAACCTGATTGAAAAGACTGTTTGGAGAATATGAGTGTTCAACTTAACCctagaaaagaatttttaaaacctaaaattGAGAAAGCTATCTTTGTGTTTGGTGTTTGGAGAATATGGATGTTTGGAGAAGATGAACATTCAAATTAACCccagaaaagaatttttaaaacctaaaattgagaaagttatcaaagagttacaaaaaacaaaaacaaaaaatactttagGACCAAACagtttcacaggtgaattctttTAAACCTTGACAGAACACATAATTATTTTACAACTTAAACTTTTCCAGAGCACAAAGAAGGAATGTTTCCAAATTCTTTGTGAAGCCagaaaaacagatttcaaaaccCAACAGAAATACTATGAGAGTATACAGAAAAGGGTCACATATTAAATTGAATGCAAAATCTtacataaaatattagcaaaaacaaataaacagaatattaaaagaaTGGTATAACACAATCCAAGTGCAGTTATTCAAAGAGTGCAAATACAACTCAATACTAGGAAATCTATTATCAAAATTTAACCAATCAatagatcaatgaagaaaaatcaaatcataaagaaataatagtaaaagaCAGTTGGCACAATTCAACATCTatccctaattttaaaaaaatcttaggaaTAAATGAATACTTTCTCGACACATTGAGAATCTTGTCCAAAAGCTCAGTTGGGCACAATTTCCTTCCTTcgttccttcctctcttttggcttcttttatttatttaggtataatttacatacaatataatTCACCAATTTTTAGACATGCAATTTGGTGAGGTTTGACAAGTTGAAAGAGTCTTCtatatagaatattttctttctatatagaatattttcatctccccaaaaagTTTCCTCGGGCCTTTGCACTCAATTCCTCCCCCAACTTCTTGGCCcctaagaaccactgctctgcttTCTATCACgattgttttgccttttctagagttTAATGTAAAAGGATCTATAAGGTATggtttgtatctggcttcttaaATGTAAAGCCATGTTTTTGAGACTCATCCattgtgagataatagaaaatatatattggtctctaACCCCAGTTccaggcacagagctcctaaaactcttgtaaaTTCGTAAGTGacaagagcactaggagcatcttttgttctattgaGATGACTCTGAGTAGGCTCCCTAGATGTCttctggatgggggctggtccccAGAAAGATCAAGCCATGGTTAGAAGCTAGGAATTttcagctcccctcccccacttctctagtgaggggagaggggctgtaatagagttaataattgatcatgcctacgTGAGGAAGCCTTCATAAAATCCCAATAGCaaggggttcagagagcttccaggttggcgAGCACATCCACGTGGGGAGGGTGATGCACCCCAACTGCACAGGAACAGAAGCTCCTGCTCTCAGGACCTCCCCAGACCTGGCCCTATggatctcttcatctggctgttcatctctATCCTTTATCATAGCCTTTAATAAACGGTAAACATAAGTAAGTGCTTCTCCGAGTTCTGTGAGCAGCTCCAGTGCATTAATCGagcccaaggagggggtcattggaacctccaatctatagccagtCAGACAGAAGCAAAGGTGATAACCTGGGCTTGCCAtggcatctgaagtgggtggGAGTcaggggggcagtcttgtgggactgagcacTTAACCTCTGGggtctgacactatctccaggtagatagtgttagaattgagttaaattatagGACACCCAACTGCCGTCACAGAATTGCTTGTTGTCAGGGAaaaacctccacacatttggtgaccagaagtgtcagaagtgttCTGTGtaaaaggagacacacaggaagGAAGCTCAATAGGAAAGAGCTGGGTTTTTCCCTATATAGGAAGGAAAAAACTGagtgttttctgttttatccatgttattgcatttatcagtattttgttccttttgattGCTGAAGAATAGTCAATTGAATGGCTGtgtcacaatttgtttatccattcattagttgatggagatttaggttgttttctgctattatgaataaagctgctataaatgttcgtgtacatatgtttttatttctcttgggtaaatacctaggagaggaattgctggatcatatggtaagtgcatgtttaactttaaaagaaagtgCCAATGGgtcgttttatttatttatttttttgaggaagattaaccctcagctaacatctgctgccaatcctcctctttttgctcaggatgactggccctgagctaacatctgtgcctgtctttctctactttatacatgagaagcctgccacagcatagcttgccaagcagtgccgtgtctgtacccaggatccgaactggcgaaccctgggccaccgaatctgaacgtgtgaacttaaccactacgccgccGGCCGGCCcctgacaaactgttttcttaAGTAGCTATACCATTTCGTATTATtactagcagtgtatgaaagtCACAGTTCCTTGGTGTATAGTTAGTGATAATTCATTCtgattttaattgcattttcttgatgactgatgatgttaaacatatttccatgtgcttatttttaGTTCCTAACATCTTCTTTAGTGAAGCACAATTCTTtcgcacattttaaaaattgagttgtaagagtttttatatattctggatgaaagtcctttatcaaaatgttttgcaaatattttctcctactctgtaGCTTGCCTTGTTTTCTAAAGTGACTTTTGGAgagcaaaaggttttaattttgatgaaatccagtgTATTGTTTCTTTTAGAGCTCATGTTGTCTcccatttaagaaatctttgcctaacacaaagtcactgagattttctcctttttcttctagaagtcttatagTTTgggttcttacatttaggtctatgttTCAGTTTGAggcttattttgttgttgtttttgagttttgttttgtacAAGGGGTGAAGTAAGGGTCATGGTTATTTCATATGTGAATATCCAgatgtcccagcaccatttgttggaaagattatCCTTCTCCTCCATTGAGTTGTCTCAGAAACTGTAGAAAATCAATTTGCCATAGAGGCCTGAGTATATTTCTGGAATCTCTATtgtattccattgatttatttgtctttctttacaccaataccacactatcttgattattgTGGCCTTATAATACAGCTTGACATCAGGTAgtgttagtcctccaactttgttctgtttcaaaattgttttgcctctctagatcctttgcatttccatttaaattttaaaattcaattgtCAATATCTATAGAAAAGCCTTCAAGGATTTTGATTAGGATGGGATTGAATAGATCAACGTGGAGAGAGAATagacatcttaacaatatagGGTCTTCTGAACCATTAGCATATTATATCCCTCCATTTAGCTAgggtttctttaatttttctcagtaataattttgtattttttttaagatttttttttcctttttctctccaaagctgcctggtacatagttgtatatatatatataaatatttatatacatatttttttatgtatatatatatatatatatatattttttttttagttgtgggtccttctagttgtggcatgtggggtgccgcctcagcgtggcttgatgagcagtaccatgtccgcacccaggatccaaaccagcgaaaccctgggctgccgaagtggagcatgtgaacttcaccactcggccatggggccagccccaccacagAATGTTTTTGCTAAAACGTTCTAGCTTCTGAATCCACTGGTCCCTGTCAGTCTCAATCCTACTGGTCCTCTTCAGCACCTAACACTGGACCATTCCTTCTTTCTTGAGGCTCCCTCTTCCCTGGACTTTGTGTCCTCATCCTGTCCTTGCCTTCCTTCTAGCCCTTGGATTGTCCTACTCTCTTTCCTCACAGGTACTGCCCTGTTCCACGTGACCACAGGAGGAACAACTGAAGCTGATCATCAATATTCCAGGTGGCTGCAGTTTCATCATCAACTGTGTTAGAGAAGACAGCTGGAAGGAAGCCTCCCTCCAACAACTGTGGGACGATGATATAAAAAAAGCGTCTTAAGAAAGATATCATTCTTGGAGTGGCTGCGTCTGGAAATTAGGGGAGAATTGCCATATTGGGCAACCTAGCAGTTTCGTGGTTTTTCCTGCTCACCATCTCAGCCTATTGAGATCTCCATGGTTTTCTTTGagtcacttcctttttttttttttttaccatgcccacttaaaaaatatattgaaattcacataacataaaaactAACCATTCCAGAGTGAAGTCAGTGGCAttaatatattcacaatgttgtacaatcACTACCTCTAACCTAGTTCTAAAACATTTCCATCCTGCAAAGTAAAACCCCTCACTGGTTAAATGGCCTCTCTCCATTCCCTCCTACCCCCAGTCCCTAGCAACCATCAATCTGTGttatgtctctatggatttatctattctggatatttcatgtaaatggaatcataccatatgtgtgacattttgtggctggcttctttcacttcgcataatgcTTTGGAGGTTCTTGAGCCAATTTTgaactgttctattttattaaactGTTCTCTGTCGCTTAGTGGGAATCCCTGGTAACCCAACCCGTCTGATGAAACTTTAGTAAATAATCAACAATATTAACATTAGTATGTCAACAGCAGTGATGTCTTAGGTGCTGTTTGGCTGTTGCTTCTCCCAGAGTTGGGCTTGAGTGTAGGTAAAGCTACACTAAAGATGGGAcatttaatcaagaaaaaaactacagaatATCTCACACTAACTTCCTTATTTAGCAAGATGCTACCATAAGATGCCTGacgaaaaaagcagagaaagatgggaaaAATTGACCACAGTTGAGAGCCAGCTGTGAGGCCACCTGACTTGGACaagagagatagaaattatagaaattacatcctcctttctctgtctccatgcTTAACACCTGGCTGAAACAGTCCAGCCCAGCCTTACTGCAGAGACCAGGCAAGGCGGAGAAACGCTGGGAACCCAGCGCTCAAAACCAGACAGGCACCGCCCAGAACTCTCCCTAGCTTTCCCCACTGCCACCCTCAAAACCTTCTAGCTCTGAACTATTTCGTTTTGTCTTGTAGATTCGGTGTTTGCTAGGGTTTTATTAAGGTGGTATTTTTACATGAAGACCAGAAGATTATGGCAGCACACAAACACAAAATGTCCACAACAAACGCTGTTTTATCTTCACAGGAGGATTATAAGGGAAGGTTCTAGCCTCGTTTTATCCcgttctcttcctctcctcttttttgcatCTGATAATTGTGTAGTACAAAAGAAAACAGACCCTAATCTCACTTTCCATTTGCAAGCCGTGCAAACGTTGACAAATACCTTCCGAGCCTGTCACTTGGTCTGTGAATCAGGAGATGATAACGCCTCACTTAAGAGCTGTGATGCGgcaatgaagaaatatttgtgaaagggAAATACACGTGCTCTCAGTAATCAGTGCTTATATCCTCCTCCTCGTCAGTGAACACGCCCATGTTTAATAAGAAGCGCAGCCAAACAACACTTCTCTCGTCTGCCTTCCTCGCTGCACTGTGAGCGTCTGGAGACTAGTCCTATCTGCTCCAACAGCAGGGACTCTGCTGGCCGACTCCTCCCACGTTGCCTGTCCAGGACCGAGAGAGTGTTTAGGTTTGAAAACCTAGGCACTCGGCCCAGAGCGTCCTAACCCAACCAGGCAGACGCAAGACCCGCCCGGGCAACCGCAGCCCAGGCTCCGCCCCCCTGCCGTCATTGGCCCATTCAATTCACGCTGAGCACCAATGGGCGGAGGCGGCGGCCGCGCAGTCTGAGGGAGCTGCGGGAGGCGTGCGCAGCGAGCGGCGGCCTCAGGTGGAGGGAGTCGAGGCGCTCAAAACGCAGCCGTGTCCCGGCGCCCCGAGCTGCGATGAGCACCCCAGCCGTGCCCTGCGACCTGCAGCTGCCCCCGAGTCAGAGGGCCCAGTCCGCGTTCAGAGGTGAGGCCGCGGTGGCGGGAGCGCGCGAGCCGGCGAGCAGGTTGTTGGCCTGAGGGCGGGGGGCGCGTGGGGGACATGGCTCGGGCTCAGCGGTCAGGGCCATGGGTGCGCAGACCAGCCTCAGCCCTGACCGGTTGTGTGAGCAGCATGAACGCGGCGCTCGGCCTCTCGCAGCCGCACGTTTGGCATTTGTGAAATGGACAGAGCGGTGCCTGGTCCGTGGTGCTGGCGTGCGGGTTGAGCGCCTAGCGTGCGGTCGCTCCTGGCCGGGCGTTGCCCACTGGCCCCGGCGAAGGGCCTGCCCTGGAGGAATCCGTTGATCCAGGCCAGGAGACGTGTGCGGGGCTCAGCCTGGGACCGGCGTTGGGGGCGCGGGGctcgcgggggcggggccgcgtcCGCTCCGAGAGCCGACTGCGCCTGCGCAGAGTGCTCGGGTCTGCTAAATCGGGAGAGGGTTTCTGGAGGGGGTTTCTGGAGGGGTGGGGTTGCCTCGTCTTCAAGCTTAACTTCTTTGCCTTTGACTTTATGGAGATCTAGGGCTGGCTACCTCTTTGGAAATAATATTGTTATTTCTTTACCCTACACGTGGgaaacagaagaaggaaattcTCACCCAACCCAATTCTGGTAAATTAGAACTTGGAGTCCGGTGCCTCATCTCTaccatttagttttttaaagcttggctTGCAGTTACGGTTGTATATCGAAAATGATGTTCTCCAGATTTTTCACGGTAGAGACTATGATTCTTGTGCAAAGTAGTTGTGAGGACCTTTTATGGTAACAGTCTCGTAAAAATGGGATTATTTCTCAGGCAATACTGAATTGGGAAATTTTCCGTTATGTACAAGATGTGATCTCAAGTAGAACATTTTTCCAGCTAAAGTCTTCATTTAGTCAGTATTTATTTGATGTTATTGTTGTAACTACTGTTGACTTGTAGCTCTTTTGTTGTTTAGAGCAAAGAAGACAAAAACTCAAGGAAcaactcttaaaaagaaaatctttttttgcATCCAAACAGGAAAATCGGATATTATCCAGGTGAGGTCagattttttcatttcagatctGTAAAATTATATCAGAGCCGtctaataaaaatgtaatatgagCCACATGtgtaacttaaaattttctggtagccacatttagaaaacttttttaacagatgaaatgaattttaataacattttatttaatccagtaTATCCTGTGTTACAATTTCAACATGTAATACTTAAAAACTATTACTGAGATATTTTGCATTGGGGGGCTAGTAAGTTTTCAATGTCTGTTGTGTATTTTATACTATCAGAACGTCTCAGCTGagactagctacatttcaagtgctcaatagcctcATGGGCTAGTGGCTGCCTTATTGGATGGCACAGCATTAGGTCATTGTTTCTTGTGTGAATTACTTCACACTCTACGAGGAAATAGTTAATTTTAAAGCtaagtgtgtgtatataccaaAATATTGACTTACGGTCTATGCAGTGCTACGGAGGTCAGTCTTTTTATAATTTGGCAAGGTTTTTACTCGCTTGGAGGGGGGGGCTTGTTTTTTGGGATGTAGCCCTCCCAAATGTTTGGAGATACTTGTTTTAGTCTCAACCCTCCATaggaatatttttgtattattttgttaaaagttaaaaaatagtatgtggttggggctggccccgtggccgagtggttaagttcgcgcgctccgctgcagacagcccagtgtttcgttagttcgaatcctgggcgcggacatggcactgctcatcagaccacgctgaggcagcgtcccacatgccacaactagaagaacccacaacgaagaatacacagctatgtaccagggggctttggggagaaaaaggaaaaaaaaaatctaaaaaaaaaaaaaaaaattgtatgtggTTGTGGCTAAAGAAAAACAATCCACGAAAGTgtataaagcaaaaaatgaaaagtcCCCGCGCTTTCTAGAGGTAAGTGCTAGGAGCATCCTTCCAGGCTTTTTGTCTGCAATCGAAGAGCATGTGTTTTAGAGTGATAAGGACTGGGGCTGGAATCTGTAAGTCTGCCACTACAACTGTGGAACCTCAGGGGAGTTACatgacctctctgagtctgtcTACTTATATTAAAATGAGATAGTAATATGTGTTCCTTGGGCGTTAAATGAAATGCTGAATGTCTTGTGCtatgcctggtacatagtgagGGCCCAACAAGTGGTAGCTATCATATCATGATCTCTGAGTGGCGTTCCATCCAGTGGATGGGTTCTTTAAATACTTTATTCTCCTGGTTTCCCTGATTTCCTCCAAACATCATTGCCATCTGCAtggtctcattttaatttgcatttctttatgttagGTACTTTACTTACTGATGTATTTTGTCTTTCTGAATGCTTCCTACCCTTCGTCATGGTAGAAAGTGGTcaaattctacttttatttaaGAGAGAGTGCTGATAGGACTTGGTGATGGATTAGGTATGGCATGTAAAAGAAGGAATGGAGTTAAAGATGATCCTGAatattccagattaaaggagcctaaagagatatgacaactaaattcAATTCTGACCCTTACACTCTGCCCTAAAGTGGAAGGGGAAGTGCTGTAAAGGTCAGTTTTCTGAATAGAATATGGACAGTAGACTAAGGTGATGTATCAAGGTAAATTTATGAATTTGATAACTGTACTGTGGTTACGTAAGAGAAAATCCCTGTTTTTGGGAAAtaacactgaagtatttaggggtaaaagGCCATCATGTATATAACTTATCTTGAAAGGTTCAGGTAAAAAATTGTATGTACTCCACACACATATGTTCAGAAAGAGTGCAAATGATAACAAATGGGATAAACATTATCAGTAGGCAAATCTGGAGAAAGAGTATATGGATATTCTTCGAACTACTTacaattttgtaactttttataaGTTTGgcattatttccaaatttttttatttttaactttacagTAATAAGTTGGTTTATTTTAGAATAAGCATTTTCTTTCACAAATCCcatatttctttgtttaagaCAAAAAGATGATCCTCGACTTTTGATTTGAATAACTGAGTGCATAGTGATACTGTATATTGAGATGGGGAGGACTGAGAGAGGAGTAGGGGAATCAGGAGTTCTCTTTTGACCATGTTATGTCTGAGTTACCAGtaagacatccaagtggagatgccaAATAGTTATGTGTCTAAAGGTCAGGGGTGAGATTGAGACTGGAGGTATAAACTTGGGAATTGTCAGTGTGTagatgatatttttttaaaaccttggaATGGAATGAGATTACTAGAGagtaagcaaagaaaaatttaattcagATGAGACAGTGACTCTTAACTACATATTTAAATGAGGAATCCAAGTGGGTCATGGGGTTTATAATATTCTTATACACAGTGGGAAGAAAAAATTTTACACTCTTCTCTGGCTTTACCAAGAAACCTCACAAGTACTCTGTTTACTCCTTTCAGAAACAAATGTCAATTTAAATATTACTTGAGCAACAAATTATTAAATAGACAACCAATCAGAGTTGCAGCTGCTCAAAACTAAATGTTTGTATTTTACAATGTCCAATGTGAGTATTTTAAGTCTCCTTTGTTCAGATAACCCTTCTAAGggcagttttgtgtttttttgtgggtttttttggtgtggaagattagccctgagctaacatctgtgccaatcttcctctattttatgtgggatgccaccacaacgtggcctgatgagcagtgctaggtccacacagGATCgaaaactgtgaaccccaggccaccaaagcagagcacacagacttaaccactatgccactgggccagtcctggattttgttttttttggaagggctatttttacatttttttcagcgTGAGTCTGTTACTAAGTACTTAAAAGTAACCAAAGAAAATGTTGCTTAATAAAGATTTGTGAAGACTTGTTTGAATGACTGGAAAAGAATGATTTGGAATTAGATTATTCAGTGTTTACATATTCTGTGGGGAGAGGGTGTTAagacttttaagaaaatatctttaaattccTCAGCCATCTTGTTTACACTATTAAATCAGCCTATGATAAAGAAAAGTTTTGCTTAGGACAAATAAATCTCAGCATAGTTCTTGCctcaatttaaaattacatagtCAGGTAATTATTAATATCCTTCCATTCCTTCTCCCAAAAAGGAAACCTCCTTGGTAcagggttaatttttttttttttttttttttaagtagtaggGACCAGAAAGTGATGACATCTGAGGACCAGATCCGAGAAGAGACAAAAGCactgaaactgaaaacaaaaatggTAGGACGTGGGCATAGCCCTCATAAAATGTCCCTTTCCCCCATTTCCCTTTCCTAAACTCTGAAAGAAATAAGTCCTGAAATACTGATTTGTCTTCATTAATTCTTTTAGGctaataaagaaaatgtcagtAGACCTACAGGAAgcaaaaataatttgacaatgGGAAAAAATTGTATTCCTTTAAAACCTTCTAATGAATTAACCCATTCAACTTTAGCAACTGATACACATAATTTTGAGGATCATAATCAAACTCTGCAGTTGTTACCAATTAAAGATGATACCCAAAATCAACATATGACATTAAGCCAAGCATTTCACTTCAAAAAcaatagtaaaaagaaacaaatgactaCGGAAAGACCAAAGCAAGATGCTAACATGCCCAAGAAACATGTGCTTGGATCTTATCGTGGCCAAATTGTTCAGTCTAAGATTAATTCATTTAGAAAACCTCTACAAGTCAAAGGTGAGAGTTCTGCAACAACAAAGGAACTTGCAACTACTGTCTCTAAAGCCACTAAGCCTCAGCCTGTCAACACCAGCAGTGTCCCAGTGGATACTGGCAGAGCCTCATCTGTGATGATGACTACTAAGTTTGTGAGCACTACATCTCGGAACAGACAACTTCTGCGACCTCCTATTAGAAGTCACCATGATAATACCCAAAACACCGTGAGGCAAGGCATCAGCAGAAGCTCTGCCAATGTTACCTTTCGGAAAGGGCCTCATgagaaagaattattaaaagtaaattcAGTTTTATCCAGTGTCAAAACCAGTTCTTCTCAGGATGTAAAAAGAAGTAAGACACTGTCAAGAAGCATGACATCTGAAATTGTAGTCAGGCCTGCTTCCAATACCAAGATGATAGAAAAGTCAAAAACCACTGACCAGCGCAGACATACTATAGCAAAAGCAGCTATTGATAGTAGATTGGCTCAGCCCAAAGAAACTGCAGAAGAGAGAAAGTAAGTAgatgtaattttatttacttaattttcagtAGAGTACCATTTGTGGATTTGGCTTATAATTTTGTTGAATATATTCAGATTTTGTGTGTGGATTCTCTTCTGTCATATGCAAACAAATTTAAGCAAATTTATATTGTGGAACACTGTGACTTAAGTTATTGTGCTTGGGTGTGTTTTTATTAGGTTTTATATAATCTAAGttaaaatgcttaataaaaatggaaaatattttataatctctCTATTTAAGAATGCATTTTGGGGGTCTTTGAGTATATAACTAGCATTGATATattcaatatttcttttcctttaaacttATGAACTATGTATCTGCCACTACTGTGGAGCTACGTAAAGAcctgaatttttaactttttctctaTTTGACAGAATTCTATAATCAATATCACAGTAATGTTTATATCCTAATTCTAACTGTAGAGCTCGTCTGAATGAGTGGAAAGCTAGCAAAGGAAAAGTGCTGAAAAGACCTCCCAACTCAGTAGTTACCCAGCCTGAGCCCAAAGACCAAAGTGAAAGGCCTGTTGGGTCCTTTTGGACAACCATGGCAGAAGAAGATGAACAACGGTTATTTACTGAAAAAGTAAACAAGACGTTTTCTGAATGCCTAAACCTGATTAATGAGGTAGAGTCTTTATCTTACGTTTGTGGAGTTATTTCTAGTTTGCAAAGTACCTTCGTAAACTTCTCATTAAATTACATTGTCTTTTTCGACCAAGTTATGTATCAGCGGTGTTATGTAGACTTAATGTTAATTGTGAGGTTGTTTCTCTTTAGCCTTTAAGGGACTGCATTTTCACTGAGTTcctataaatatattaaaggaataattagattttttttacttgagtTATAAATATTGTATTCCTTTAAGATATTAATATATACAGTGGGCTGGGGGTGGAAATTTACTTTGGTACTTCTGTTTCTTACATTCACGTTAATTATTTGCAAACAATTTCATTAAGCCAACATCATTATGGTGTTGAACTTATAGGATTTTACTATTTGGACCA
Above is a genomic segment from Equus caballus isolate H_3958 breed thoroughbred chromosome 17, TB-T2T, whole genome shotgun sequence containing:
- the CKAP2 gene encoding cytoskeleton-associated protein 2 isoform X2 encodes the protein MDRAVPDLGLATSLEIILLFLYPTRGKQKKEILTQPNSEQRRQKLKEQLLKRKSFFASKQENRILSSRDQKVMTSEDQIREETKALKLKTKMANKENVSRPTGSKNNLTMGKNCIPLKPSNELTHSTLATDTHNFEDHNQTLQLLPIKDDTQNQHMTLSQAFHFKNNSKKKQMTTERPKQDANMPKKHVLGSYRGQIVQSKINSFRKPLQVKGESSATTKELATTVSKATKPQPVNTSSVPVDTGRASSVMMTTKFVSTTSRNRQLLRPPIRSHHDNTQNTVRQGISRSSANVTFRKGPHEKELLKVNSVLSSVKTSSSQDVKRSKTLSRSMTSEIVVRPASNTKMIEKSKTTDQRRHTIAKAAIDSRLAQPKETAEERKARLNEWKASKGKVLKRPPNSVVTQPEPKDQSERPVGSFWTTMAEEDEQRLFTEKVNKTFSECLNLINEGCPKEEILVTLNDLIKNIPDAKKLVKYWICLARIEPLTSPIENIIAIYEEAILAGAQPIEEMRHAIADILTMKSQENFKFGEHIEEACATKDQTQEVNVEDIDVSLESGRLEMENKHHRSVVFQDCEKEQGDKTKDATNDVKTPSTETRAGCLIKYNVSTTPYLQSVKKKIQFDETNSTFKELKFLTPVRRSRRLQEKTSKLPDMLKDHYPCVSSLEQLTELGSETDAFVCRPNAALCRMYSESEITEEK
- the CKAP2 gene encoding cytoskeleton-associated protein 2 isoform X4, with protein sequence MDRAVPGLATSLEIILLFLYPTRGKQKKEILTQPNSEQRRQKLKEQLLKRKSFFASKQENRILSSRDQKVMTSEDQIREETKALKLKTKMANKENVSRPTGSKNNLTMGKNCIPLKPSNELTHSTLATDTHNFEDHNQTLQLLPIKDDTQNQHMTLSQAFHFKNNSKKKQMTTERPKQDANMPKKHVLGSYRGQIVQSKINSFRKPLQVKGESSATTKELATTVSKATKPQPVNTSSVPVDTGRASSVMMTTKFVSTTSRNRQLLRPPIRSHHDNTQNTVRQGISRSSANVTFRKGPHEKELLKVNSVLSSVKTSSSQDVKRSKTLSRSMTSEIVVRPASNTKMIEKSKTTDQRRHTIAKAAIDSRLAQPKETAEERKARLNEWKASKGKVLKRPPNSVVTQPEPKDQSERPVGSFWTTMAEEDEQRLFTEKVNKTFSECLNLINEGCPKEEILVTLNDLIKNIPDAKKLVKYWICLARIEPLTSPIENIIAIYEEAILAGAQPIEEMRHAIADILTMKSQENFKFGEHIEEACATKDQTQEVNVEDIDVSLESGRLEMENKHHRSVVFQDCEKEQGDKTKDATNDVKTPSTETRAGCLIKYNVSTTPYLQSVKKKIQFDETNSTFKELKFLTPVRRSRRLQEKTSKLPDMLKDHYPCVSSLEQLTELGSETDAFVCRPNAALCRMYSESEITEEK
- the CKAP2 gene encoding cytoskeleton-associated protein 2 isoform X3; amino-acid sequence: MDRAVPGLATSLEIILLFLYPTRGKQKKEILTQPNSEQRRQKLKEQLLKRKSFFASKQENRILSSSRDQKVMTSEDQIREETKALKLKTKMANKENVSRPTGSKNNLTMGKNCIPLKPSNELTHSTLATDTHNFEDHNQTLQLLPIKDDTQNQHMTLSQAFHFKNNSKKKQMTTERPKQDANMPKKHVLGSYRGQIVQSKINSFRKPLQVKGESSATTKELATTVSKATKPQPVNTSSVPVDTGRASSVMMTTKFVSTTSRNRQLLRPPIRSHHDNTQNTVRQGISRSSANVTFRKGPHEKELLKVNSVLSSVKTSSSQDVKRSKTLSRSMTSEIVVRPASNTKMIEKSKTTDQRRHTIAKAAIDSRLAQPKETAEERKARLNEWKASKGKVLKRPPNSVVTQPEPKDQSERPVGSFWTTMAEEDEQRLFTEKVNKTFSECLNLINEGCPKEEILVTLNDLIKNIPDAKKLVKYWICLARIEPLTSPIENIIAIYEEAILAGAQPIEEMRHAIADILTMKSQENFKFGEHIEEACATKDQTQEVNVEDIDVSLESGRLEMENKHHRSVVFQDCEKEQGDKTKDATNDVKTPSTETRAGCLIKYNVSTTPYLQSVKKKIQFDETNSTFKELKFLTPVRRSRRLQEKTSKLPDMLKDHYPCVSSLEQLTELGSETDAFVCRPNAALCRMYSESEITEEK